One segment of Nocardioides sp. QY071 DNA contains the following:
- a CDS encoding M57 family metalloprotease, giving the protein MLSSRIHKISAGVACLVAAFAGATLSTAADADSTADVPTFKEFEASTYVDVDGAYVVNGDEAISTRSDLHRFYDSMVESGRTPDNGLVVNTVNGADDKWSATQVANLTYCVSTKFGTRHDDIVAAMSAGAGLWEAASSKINFVYVPAQDGKCTTRNNSVLFSVEPVSTSQYIARAFFPSTPKRQRNVLVDDSIWTSGTWEPGDILGHELGHTLGFRHEHTRPEAGTCFEDNNWRPLTPYDSSSIMHYPQCNGGSADLEFQASDAEGARALYGS; this is encoded by the coding sequence ATGTTGTCTTCCCGGATCCACAAGATCTCCGCCGGAGTCGCGTGCCTGGTCGCAGCCTTCGCGGGCGCGACCCTGTCGACCGCCGCCGATGCAGACAGCACCGCCGACGTGCCGACCTTCAAGGAGTTCGAGGCCTCGACGTACGTCGACGTCGACGGTGCCTACGTCGTCAACGGTGACGAGGCGATCAGCACCAGGTCCGACCTCCACAGGTTCTACGACAGCATGGTCGAGTCCGGGAGGACGCCGGACAACGGCCTCGTCGTGAACACCGTCAACGGCGCCGACGACAAGTGGAGCGCCACGCAGGTCGCCAACCTGACCTACTGCGTGAGCACCAAGTTCGGCACCCGCCACGACGACATCGTCGCCGCGATGAGCGCCGGCGCCGGCCTCTGGGAGGCCGCGTCGTCGAAGATCAACTTCGTCTACGTCCCCGCCCAGGACGGCAAGTGCACGACCCGCAACAACTCCGTGCTCTTCTCGGTCGAGCCGGTCTCGACGTCGCAGTACATCGCGCGGGCGTTCTTCCCGAGCACCCCGAAGCGCCAGCGCAACGTCCTCGTCGACGACTCGATCTGGACCTCCGGCACCTGGGAGCCCGGCGACATCCTCGGACACGAGCTCGGTCACACGCTCGGCTTCCGCCACGAGCACACCCGGCCCGAGGCCGGCACCTGCTTCGAGGACAACAACTGGCGGCCGCTGACGCCGTACGACTCCTCGTCGATCATGCACTACCCCCAGTGCAACGGCGGCTCGGCCGACCTGGAGTTCCAGGCGTCCGACGCCGAGGGCGCGCGGGCGCTGTACGGCTCCTGA
- a CDS encoding oxygenase MpaB family protein has protein sequence MFGVQTRKQMLAKYEPMADYGFLGPDSVSWKVWSHPTSYVLGFARAVTIEHFDPNLAAAVVQSGGVKYRPSTRYGRTLRYFAMQLFGGAEQTARAADVLVKVHSKAVGHDPVTGSTYDANSSASQLWIHVTAWHSILKCYEMFGPGRLSEAEENRFWAECAEIAKLQTIDPAEVPATRAEVHRYFEEWRPRLAASEAAQDMIHFIMPLAVALPPSMPGWQKKAVAPAMWIMSKGVISTYPRYMRDMANLRQGRVIDLVALVGNKVLHKLFERSMNARLALFELLAPQAVEIAAPAILGIPPRSDRVWGVREAQAHFGFDVPAEAHHDVREKQRDRVFNQGVKPSDEGLVESERHIGAMDPAHIPAATGAAGF, from the coding sequence ATGTTCGGTGTCCAGACCCGCAAGCAGATGCTCGCGAAGTACGAGCCGATGGCCGACTACGGCTTCCTCGGGCCGGACTCGGTGTCGTGGAAGGTGTGGTCGCACCCCACGTCGTACGTCCTCGGGTTCGCGCGGGCGGTCACCATCGAGCACTTCGACCCCAACCTCGCGGCCGCGGTCGTGCAGTCCGGCGGCGTGAAGTACCGGCCCTCGACCCGCTACGGCCGCACCCTGCGCTACTTCGCGATGCAGCTGTTCGGCGGCGCCGAGCAGACCGCGAGGGCGGCCGACGTGCTGGTCAAGGTGCACTCGAAGGCGGTCGGCCACGACCCCGTCACCGGCAGCACGTACGACGCCAACAGCTCCGCCTCGCAGCTGTGGATCCACGTCACCGCCTGGCACTCGATCCTCAAGTGCTACGAGATGTTCGGCCCCGGCAGGCTGAGTGAGGCCGAGGAGAACCGGTTCTGGGCCGAGTGCGCCGAGATCGCGAAGCTGCAGACCATCGACCCGGCCGAGGTGCCGGCCACGCGCGCCGAGGTGCACCGCTACTTCGAGGAGTGGCGCCCGAGGCTGGCCGCCTCCGAGGCCGCGCAGGACATGATCCACTTCATCATGCCGCTCGCCGTCGCGCTGCCACCGAGCATGCCGGGCTGGCAGAAGAAGGCCGTCGCGCCGGCCATGTGGATCATGAGCAAGGGCGTGATCTCGACGTACCCGAGGTACATGCGCGACATGGCCAACCTGCGCCAGGGACGCGTGATCGACCTCGTCGCGCTGGTCGGCAACAAGGTGCTCCACAAGCTCTTCGAGCGTTCGATGAACGCCCGCCTGGCCCTGTTCGAGCTGCTCGCGCCCCAGGCCGTCGAGATCGCCGCGCCCGCCATCCTCGGGATCCCGCCGAGGAGCGACCGGGTCTGGGGCGTGCGCGAGGCCCAGGCGCACTTCGGCTTCGACGTCCCCGCCGAGGCGCACCACGACGTACGCGAGAAGCAGCGTGACCGGGTCTTCAACCAGGGCGTCAAGCCCTCCGACGAGGGCCTGGTCGAGTCGGAGCGGCACATCGGGGCGATGGACCCGGCTCACATTCCTGCAGCGACGGGCGCTGCCGGTTTCTGA
- a CDS encoding dihydrofolate reductase family protein — MGERPYVLLSCCISLDGYLDSAGAERLLLSNDADFDRVDGVRAGCDAILVGATTVRNDDPRLLIRSQERRRSRVAAGLPAGPVKVTLTCRGDLDPAARFFTAGDGEKLVYCPDPTVPMVESRVGAEAKVVGLGDRVRMEALAADLGSRGVRRLMVEGGGSVHTQFLTAGLADELQLVVAPFFVGDARARRFVGDGVFPWHAGSRAELVETRAIDDVALLRYALSERFEH, encoded by the coding sequence ATGGGTGAGCGGCCGTACGTCCTCCTGAGCTGCTGCATCTCCCTCGACGGCTACCTCGACAGTGCCGGCGCGGAGCGGCTGCTGCTGTCGAACGACGCCGACTTCGACCGGGTCGACGGCGTGCGCGCGGGCTGCGACGCGATCCTCGTGGGCGCGACGACGGTCCGCAACGACGACCCGCGCCTGCTGATCCGCTCGCAGGAGCGGCGGCGCAGCCGGGTCGCGGCGGGACTCCCGGCCGGCCCGGTCAAGGTGACCCTGACCTGTCGGGGGGACCTCGACCCGGCCGCCCGGTTCTTCACGGCAGGTGACGGCGAGAAGCTCGTCTACTGCCCGGACCCGACGGTTCCCATGGTGGAGAGCCGGGTCGGCGCGGAGGCCAAGGTGGTCGGGCTCGGGGACCGGGTGCGGATGGAGGCCCTGGCGGCCGACCTGGGCTCGCGCGGCGTACGACGGCTGATGGTCGAGGGCGGCGGGTCCGTGCACACCCAGTTCCTCACCGCCGGGCTCGCCGACGAGCTCCAGCTCGTCGTCGCGCCGTTCTTCGTGGGCGACGCGCGGGCGCGCCGGTTCGTCGGCGACGGGGTGTTCCCGTGGCATGCCGGGAGCCGCGCCGAGCTCGTGGAGACCCGCGCGATCGACGACGTGGCGCTGCTGCGCTACGCGTTGTCGGAGCGGTTCGAGCACTGA